One part of the Methylobacterium terrae genome encodes these proteins:
- the cysG gene encoding siroheme synthase CysG, producing MRTPRAPRETRSPGLEPLAVLPVFVTLTGKRAVLAGANGGAAWKVKLLAAAGAHVDVFAPEPTEEMRGAPAEAVAGKVVLHERDWSPADLEGAAFAIAAFEDEGECACFVGAARAAGAIVNAIDRPHLCDVSFGAIVNRSPLVVGISTEGAVPVFGQTVRARIEAMLPSGFKAWVAAARDWRAEVGARYPVFGERRAFWERFTDRAFANPERAPVRSDLDALIAESDVAPTGGSVVLVGAGPGDAELLTLKALRALRSADVILYDDLVAPEILDYARREARTMLVGKTGHGPSCRQDDINALMVSLARSGKRVVRLKSGDPLVFGRAGEEIDACREAGIPVTVVPGVTAAQGAAASLGVSLTHRDAARRLQYVTGHDRRGTLPDDLNWAALADPTVTTVIYMPKRTMRALLGQAVAEGLPPATPALVVFNATRPDQAVVQGQARDLADRVAAAGLEGPAIVMVGNALGRAEREAVVAEALASAAQ from the coding sequence ATGCGTACCCCCCGTGCTCCCCGCGAGACCCGTTCCCCGGGGCTCGAGCCCCTGGCCGTGCTCCCGGTCTTCGTGACGCTCACGGGCAAGCGCGCGGTGCTCGCCGGGGCCAACGGGGGGGCGGCCTGGAAGGTGAAGCTGCTCGCCGCCGCCGGCGCCCATGTCGACGTGTTCGCCCCCGAACCGACCGAGGAGATGCGCGGCGCTCCCGCCGAGGCCGTCGCCGGCAAGGTGGTGCTGCACGAGCGCGACTGGTCGCCGGCCGACCTGGAGGGGGCCGCCTTCGCCATCGCGGCCTTCGAGGACGAGGGCGAGTGCGCGTGCTTCGTCGGCGCCGCTCGCGCCGCCGGCGCCATCGTCAACGCCATCGACCGGCCGCATCTCTGCGACGTCTCGTTCGGCGCCATCGTCAACCGCTCGCCCCTCGTCGTCGGCATCTCGACGGAGGGCGCGGTCCCGGTCTTCGGCCAGACCGTGCGGGCCCGCATCGAGGCGATGCTGCCTTCGGGCTTCAAGGCCTGGGTGGCGGCCGCCCGCGACTGGCGCGCCGAGGTCGGCGCCCGCTACCCCGTCTTCGGCGAGCGCCGGGCCTTCTGGGAGCGCTTCACCGACCGCGCCTTCGCCAACCCGGAGCGGGCGCCGGTCCGGTCCGACCTCGACGCGCTGATCGCCGAGAGCGACGTCGCGCCGACCGGCGGCAGCGTCGTCCTGGTCGGAGCCGGTCCGGGCGATGCCGAGCTCCTGACCCTCAAGGCCCTCCGCGCCCTGCGCAGCGCCGACGTGATCCTCTACGACGACCTCGTCGCACCCGAGATCCTGGATTACGCCCGGCGCGAGGCCCGCACGATGCTGGTCGGCAAGACCGGCCACGGCCCGTCCTGCCGCCAGGACGACATCAACGCCCTGATGGTGTCGCTGGCGAGGAGCGGAAAAAGGGTGGTGCGGCTCAAGTCCGGCGACCCCCTGGTCTTCGGCCGGGCCGGCGAGGAGATCGACGCCTGCCGGGAGGCGGGCATCCCGGTCACCGTGGTGCCCGGCGTCACGGCGGCGCAAGGGGCGGCGGCCTCGCTCGGCGTCTCGCTCACCCACCGCGACGCGGCGCGGCGCCTGCAATACGTCACCGGCCACGACCGCCGCGGCACCCTGCCGGACGACCTCAACTGGGCCGCGCTCGCCGACCCCACCGTCACGACGGTGATCTACATGCCCAAGCGCACCATGCGCGCCCTGCTGGGACAGGCCGTGGCCGAGGGCCTGCCGCCGGCGACGCCCGCCCTCGTGGTGTTCAACGCCACCCGCCCCGACCAGGCGGTGGTGCAGGGTCAGGCCCGCGACCTCGCCGACCGGGTCGCGGCGGCGGGGCTGGAGGGACCCGCGATCGTGATGGTGGGCAATGCGCTCGGGCGGGCCGAGCGCGAGGCGGTGGTCGCCGAGGCGCTGGCCTCGGCGGCGCAGTAG
- the serA gene encoding phosphoglycerate dehydrogenase has protein sequence MADKLSLPKDKIRVLLLEGINDSAVSLLEASGYVTVTRLAKALDPADLHQALKGVHILGIRSRTQLDEAAFEAADRLMAVGCFSVGTNQVDLDAARRRGIPVFNAPFSNTRSVAELVIGEIVMLLRRIVPRSVSAHVGGWDKSANGSFEVRGKTLGIVGYGNIGSQLSNLAEGMGMRVIFHDLTDRLRHGNTEPVESLNALLAQSDVVSLHVPETASTNNMIGEAEIRAMKPGSYLINNSRGTVVDLDALASALKDGHLRGAAVDVFPVEPKSNSERFNSPLQGLENVILTPHVGGSTEEAQERIGAEVARKLVDYSDIGSTVGAVNFPQVQLPARPTGLRFIHVQRNLPGMLGRLNETFARKQINIAAQFYQTDGEVGYVVVETDATDVDPEALLEELRAIDGTIRARLLYERR, from the coding sequence ATGGCCGACAAGCTCTCACTGCCCAAGGACAAGATTCGCGTCCTGCTGCTCGAAGGCATCAACGACAGCGCGGTGTCGCTGCTCGAGGCGTCCGGCTACGTCACCGTCACGCGGCTGGCCAAGGCCCTCGACCCGGCCGACCTGCACCAGGCCCTCAAGGGCGTCCACATCCTCGGCATCCGCTCGCGCACCCAGCTCGACGAGGCCGCCTTCGAGGCCGCCGACCGCCTGATGGCGGTGGGCTGCTTCTCGGTCGGCACCAACCAGGTCGACCTCGACGCGGCGCGCCGGCGCGGCATCCCGGTCTTCAACGCGCCGTTCTCCAACACCCGCTCGGTGGCCGAGCTCGTCATCGGCGAGATCGTGATGCTGCTCCGCCGCATCGTGCCGCGCTCGGTCTCGGCCCATGTCGGCGGCTGGGACAAGTCGGCGAACGGCTCGTTCGAGGTGCGCGGCAAGACGCTCGGCATCGTCGGCTACGGCAATATCGGCTCGCAGCTCTCGAACCTCGCCGAGGGTATGGGCATGCGGGTGATCTTCCACGATCTCACCGACCGCCTGCGCCACGGCAACACCGAGCCGGTCGAGAGCCTGAACGCGCTGCTCGCCCAGAGCGACGTGGTCTCGCTGCACGTGCCCGAGACCGCCTCGACGAACAACATGATCGGCGAGGCCGAGATCCGGGCGATGAAGCCGGGCTCGTACCTCATCAACAATTCCCGCGGCACGGTGGTCGACCTCGACGCCCTGGCCTCGGCCTTGAAGGACGGGCACCTGCGGGGAGCGGCCGTCGACGTGTTCCCGGTCGAGCCGAAATCGAACAGCGAGCGCTTCAACTCGCCGCTCCAGGGGCTGGAGAACGTCATCCTCACCCCGCATGTCGGCGGCTCGACCGAGGAGGCGCAGGAGCGCATCGGCGCCGAGGTGGCCCGCAAGCTCGTCGACTACTCGGATATCGGCTCGACGGTCGGCGCGGTGAACTTCCCGCAGGTGCAGCTGCCGGCCCGGCCGACCGGCCTGCGCTTCATCCACGTGCAGCGCAACCTGCCGGGCATGCTCGGGCGCCTCAACGAGACCTTCGCCCGCAAGCAGATCAACATCGCGGCGCAGTTCTACCAGACCGACGGCGAGGTCGGCTACGTCGTGGTCGAGACCGACGCGACCGACGTCGATCCGGAGGCCCTGCTCGAGGAGCTGCGCGCCATCGACGGGACGATCCGGGCGCGGCTGCTCTACGAGCGGCGGTAA
- a CDS encoding nitrate reductase, translating into MNLHVPALTPEAPPVRTTCPYCGVGCGVLARPDGQGGASVAADPQHPANFGRLCSKGSALGETLSLDDRLLHPEIAGRRASWDEALDAVAEGFRRTIAAHGPESVAFYLSGQLLTEDYYVANKLAKGFIGTPHVDTNSRLCMSSSVAAHRRAFGSDTVPGCYEDLDEADLLVLVGSNTAWCHPILFRRMLDAREKRGTRIVAIDPRMTQTGEEADLFLGIRPGTDTALFSGLLVHLADNGALDPRYIAEHTAGFEPALERARQIAPTVPATAAATGLSEAEVETFFTLFRTTPRVVTATSQGVNQSAQGTDKANAIINCHLATGRIGRPGMGPFSLTGQPNAMGGREVGGLANMLAAHMHFTPEEVDLVRRFWAAPNIITGEGLKAVQLFEAIERGKIKALWVMGTNPAVSMPRADRVRAALQKLDTYVVSEVVANTDTARARNAILLPALAWGEKDGTVTNSERRISRQRAFLKGPGEARADWWIMAQVAKRLGHAKAFAWPSAAAVFREHAALSEFENRGSRDFDLGGLADITDAAYDAAAPVQWPLTRKARAPQTRFFANGGFYTRDRKARFVAVQKPALAQAVSDALPLRLNTGRVRDHWHTLTRTGKSPRLSAHRAVPFVEVHPDDAATAGLTDGDLARVRTAHGAAVLEVMVTPGAQPGVLFAPMHWSEANTSDGRVGALAQGAVDPVSGQPELKATPASIAAEPYRSRGYLITRETVAAPYGWWWARASLEGATGLIFAAQDGVPEAAALMRETFPGATFSEYADPARGRYRAAAFRDGRLLGVLALAPAAERPTWDAAKAFFRTQELLEPAARRALISGRAASAGTGPLVCACHTVGIDTIRGVIRGGAHGVEAVGSACKAGTNCGSCIPEIRKLLAAELAPASA; encoded by the coding sequence CCCCCCGTCCGGACCACCTGCCCGTATTGCGGCGTCGGCTGCGGCGTGCTCGCCCGGCCGGACGGCCAGGGAGGCGCGAGCGTCGCGGCCGATCCGCAGCATCCGGCGAATTTCGGCCGGCTGTGCTCGAAGGGCTCGGCGCTCGGCGAAACCCTCTCCCTCGACGACCGGCTGCTGCACCCGGAGATCGCCGGGCGGCGGGCGAGCTGGGACGAGGCGCTCGACGCCGTGGCCGAGGGCTTCCGGCGCACGATCGCGGCGCACGGGCCGGAATCGGTGGCGTTCTATCTCTCGGGCCAGTTGCTCACCGAGGATTACTACGTCGCCAACAAGCTCGCGAAGGGCTTCATCGGCACGCCCCACGTCGACACCAACTCGCGCCTGTGCATGTCGTCCTCGGTGGCGGCCCACCGCCGCGCCTTCGGCTCCGACACGGTGCCGGGCTGCTACGAGGACCTCGACGAGGCCGACCTCCTGGTGCTGGTCGGCTCCAACACCGCCTGGTGCCACCCGATCCTGTTCCGGCGCATGCTCGACGCGCGGGAGAAGCGCGGCACCAGAATCGTCGCCATCGATCCCCGCATGACCCAGACCGGCGAGGAGGCCGATCTCTTCCTCGGCATCCGGCCCGGCACCGACACCGCGCTGTTCTCCGGCCTCCTGGTCCACCTCGCGGACAATGGCGCCCTCGATCCGCGCTACATCGCCGAGCACACCGCCGGCTTCGAGCCGGCCCTGGAGCGCGCCCGCCAGATCGCCCCGACGGTTCCCGCGACGGCTGCCGCCACCGGCCTGAGCGAGGCCGAGGTCGAGACCTTCTTCACGCTGTTCCGCACCACGCCGCGGGTCGTCACCGCGACCTCGCAGGGGGTGAACCAGTCGGCGCAAGGCACCGACAAGGCCAACGCGATCATCAACTGCCACCTCGCCACCGGCCGCATCGGCCGGCCCGGCATGGGGCCGTTCTCGCTCACCGGCCAGCCCAACGCCATGGGCGGGCGCGAGGTCGGCGGGCTCGCCAACATGCTGGCCGCCCACATGCACTTCACGCCGGAAGAGGTGGACCTGGTGCGCCGGTTCTGGGCCGCGCCGAACATCATCACCGGCGAGGGCCTGAAGGCGGTGCAGCTCTTCGAGGCGATCGAGCGCGGCAAGATCAAGGCGCTCTGGGTGATGGGCACCAACCCCGCCGTCTCGATGCCCCGGGCCGACCGGGTGCGGGCGGCGCTCCAGAAGCTCGACACCTACGTGGTCTCCGAGGTAGTGGCGAACACCGACACGGCGCGGGCGCGCAACGCGATCCTGCTGCCGGCCCTCGCCTGGGGCGAGAAGGACGGCACGGTGACCAATTCCGAGCGCCGCATCTCGCGCCAGCGCGCCTTCCTGAAAGGCCCGGGCGAGGCGCGGGCCGATTGGTGGATCATGGCCCAGGTGGCCAAGCGCCTCGGCCACGCCAAGGCCTTCGCCTGGCCGAGCGCGGCGGCGGTGTTCCGCGAGCACGCCGCCCTGTCGGAGTTCGAGAACCGCGGCAGCCGCGACTTCGACCTCGGCGGGCTCGCCGACATCACGGATGCCGCCTACGACGCCGCCGCCCCGGTGCAGTGGCCGCTGACCCGCAAGGCCAGGGCGCCGCAGACGCGCTTCTTCGCCAATGGCGGCTTCTACACCCGCGACCGCAAGGCCCGCTTCGTCGCGGTGCAGAAGCCGGCCCTCGCGCAAGCCGTCAGCGACGCGCTGCCGTTGCGCCTCAATACCGGCCGGGTGCGCGACCACTGGCACACGCTCACCCGCACGGGGAAGAGCCCGCGCCTCTCGGCCCATCGCGCCGTGCCCTTCGTCGAGGTCCACCCCGACGACGCCGCGACCGCGGGCCTGACCGACGGCGACCTCGCCCGGGTGCGCACCGCCCACGGCGCGGCGGTGCTCGAAGTGATGGTGACGCCCGGCGCGCAACCCGGCGTGCTGTTCGCGCCGATGCACTGGAGCGAGGCCAACACCTCGGACGGCCGCGTCGGCGCGCTGGCGCAAGGAGCCGTCGACCCGGTCTCGGGCCAGCCCGAGCTCAAGGCGACCCCGGCCTCGATCGCCGCCGAGCCCTACCGCTCCCGCGGCTACCTCATCACCCGCGAGACCGTGGCGGCGCCGTACGGCTGGTGGTGGGCGCGGGCGAGCCTGGAGGGCGCGACCGGCCTGATCTTCGCCGCCCAGGACGGCGTGCCCGAGGCCGCCGCCCTGATGCGCGAGACCTTCCCGGGCGCGACCTTCAGCGAGTACGCCGACCCGGCCCGCGGCCGCTACCGCGCCGCCGCCTTCCGGGACGGGCGGCTGCTCGGCGTGCTGGCCCTGGCGCCGGCGGCCGAGCGCCCGACCTGGGACGCCGCCAAGGCGTTCTTCCGCACCCAGGAACTGCTGGAGCCCGCGGCCCGCCGCGCCCTGATCTCGGGACGGGCCGCGAGCGCCGGCACCGGTCCGCTCGTCTGCGCCTGCCATACGGTCGGGATCGACACGATCCGGGGGGTGATCCGGGGCGGGGCGCACGGGGTCGAGGCGGTGGGGTCGGCGTGCAAGGCCGGCACCAATTGCGGCTCGTGCATCCCTGAGATCCGCAAGCTGCTGGCCGCCGAACTTGCGCCCGCTTCCGCATAG
- a CDS encoding SCO family protein produces MPLTPRMRRAAIPLLVFVLGLAVLGLAASLMLGRPVTTGTSAVGGPFTLVNQDGRTVSDRDFAGKPHLVFFGFTHCPDICPTTLQQISDVLAALGPKGRDVKALFVTVDPERDDPKALKEYLSSFDPRIVGLTGSPEAVAATVKAYRAYSRKVPLKEGDYTMEHTALVYIMDGRGHFVGSLNLMRPAQDAADEVARQL; encoded by the coding sequence ATGCCCCTCACGCCCCGGATGCGCCGCGCCGCGATCCCGCTCCTCGTCTTCGTCCTCGGCCTCGCGGTATTGGGCCTCGCCGCCAGCCTGATGCTCGGCCGGCCCGTCACCACCGGCACCAGCGCCGTCGGCGGACCGTTCACCCTGGTGAACCAGGACGGCCGCACCGTCAGCGACCGGGACTTCGCCGGCAAGCCGCACCTGGTGTTCTTCGGCTTCACCCACTGCCCGGACATCTGCCCGACGACCCTGCAGCAGATCTCGGACGTGCTGGCGGCGCTGGGGCCGAAGGGCCGCGACGTGAAGGCCCTGTTCGTCACCGTCGATCCCGAGCGCGACGACCCGAAGGCGCTGAAGGAGTACCTGTCGAGCTTCGATCCGCGCATCGTCGGGCTGACCGGCTCGCCCGAGGCGGTGGCCGCCACCGTGAAGGCCTACCGGGCCTACAGCCGCAAGGTGCCGCTGAAGGAGGGCGACTACACGATGGAGCACACGGCGCTCGTCTACATCATGGACGGGCGCGGCCACTTCGTCGGCTCGCTCAATCTGATGCGCCCGGCGCAGGACGCCGCCGACGAGGTGGCGCGCCAGCTCTGA